Proteins from a genomic interval of Uloborus diversus isolate 005 chromosome 4, Udiv.v.3.1, whole genome shotgun sequence:
- the LOC129220732 gene encoding uncharacterized protein LOC129220732: protein MDSETYTQYTLRVEAAVNMYINSRKVNNLDQLKQLLIADKKEQADVLEVETEKLAATSEEEAQKEQALEAPEKGKTVRGEVDGADYQGDLSPQEKFLRLQRKSDSLLQEWLLASQGKGGYFVLDNLLFHKEKVGGIEVTQLVLPLEKRLEVMKRAHETPFGGHMAAKKTCDRVRRKKQSKFLLTSNAKGEEVPVVVCRGWFDTCEYCDKRFCNWLPVDEEVYEKIPLKPGVCMVALKSKGITEVVSIILDHTDIQLQSTQTIDIIKEQLSNRKSKASKSEIIVRWFCSKRIDDKEVIALCAHWFNNAVLPRFLEQWPGANLLETSNFLVFSKNLQKWCHPTKDPVWKKSKELHKKTVEVIKKCDWRAPCDICDRTFRKWTPFSKVYSDNLIPECFGIYMLSAVSGQDREVVRIDFFTKASIQIQLNSLQQYVKCNIFRCGPLRNTTAEIRWTTLKDDKSDEACHLYAHWLNVGEFPRNNSAFPVETLLAKNHNFVVRARDKKWCTITSSLRSSKPTKMKEKKALVNAMEYLYDDV from the exons ATGGACAGTGAAACATACACCCAATACACTCTACGGGTAGAAGCTGCAGTCAATATGTACATCAATTCTCGAAAAGTCAACAATCTTGATCAATTGAAACAGCTACTTATTGCTGATAAG AAAGAGCAAGCAGATGTGTTGGAGGTAGAAACAGAGAAGTTAGCAGCAACGTCCGAGGAAGAAGCGCAGAAAGAGCAAGCGCTCGAGGCACCGGAAAAGGGGAAAACAGTTCGGGGAGAAGTGGACGGAGCTGACTATCAGGGTGATCTCAGCCCCCAAGAAAAATTTCTCCGCTTGCAGCGGAAGAGCGACTCTCTGCTCCAGGAATGGTTGCTCGCGTCCCAGGGAAAGGGAGGATATTTTGTCCTGGATAATCTGCTTTTTCACAAAGAGAAGGTTGGAGGAATAGAGGTTACTCAGTTGGTTTTGCCTCTGGAGAAACGTTTAGAGGTAATGAAAAGAGCGCATGAGACGCCCTTCGGCGGACACATGGCCGCTAAAAAGACATGTGATCGTGTGC GGCGAAAAAAGCAGTCCAAATTTCTTCTGACATCAAATGCCAAAGGTGAAGAGGTGCCGGTTGTAGTTTGCAGAGGTTGGTTTGACACATGCGAGTACTGTGATAAAAGATTCTGCAACTGGTTACCTGTAGACGAAGAAGTTTACGAAAAGATACCACTTAAACCTGGAGTCTGCATGGTTGCTCTCAAAAGCAAAGGCATCACAGAAGTAGTTAGTATTATACTGGACCACACCGACATTCAGTTGCAATCGACCCAGACTATAGACATCATAAAAGAACAACTGTCGAACAGAAAGTCAAAGGCAAGTAAATCAGAAATTATTGTAAGGTGGTTTTGTTCAAAGAGAATCGATGACAAAGAAGTCATCGCTTTGTGTGCACACTGGTTCAATAATGCTGTCTTACCGAGGTTCCTAGAGCAGTGGCCTGGTGCCAACTTATTAGAGACGAGTAACTTTTTGgtgttttcaaaaaatcttcaaaaatggtGTCATCCTACAAAAGATCCAGTTTGGAAAAAATCCAAAGAGTTGCACAAGAAAACAGTAGAGGTAATCAAAAAGTGCGATTGGAGGGCCCCTTGTGATATTTGTGATAGGACGTTTCGGAAATGGACGCCATTTTCAAAAGTGTACAGTGACAATTTGATTCCCGAGTGCTTCGGTATTTATATGTTGTCAGCAGTTTCTGGCCAAGACCGGGAAGTCGTCAGAATTGATTTTTTTACCAAGGCCAGCATTCAGATCCAGTTAAATAGCCTCCAACAATACGTAAAGTGTAACATCTTCAGATGTGGACCACTTAGAAACACAACTGCGGAAATACGGTGGACAACCCTGAAAGATGATAAGTCTGATGAGGCATGTCACCTGTATGCACATTGGTTGAATGTGGGAGAGTTTCCAAGGAACAATAGTGCATTCCCTGTAGAGACATTATTAGCTAAAAACCATAATTTTGTAGTTCGGGCAAGAGATAAAAAATGGTGCACAATCACTAGTAGTTTAAGGAGCTCAAAGCCCAccaaaatgaaagagaaaaaagcTTTAGTGAATGCTATGGAGTATTTATATGATGATGTTTGA